One Glycine soja cultivar W05 chromosome 2, ASM419377v2, whole genome shotgun sequence genomic region harbors:
- the LOC114395849 gene encoding auxin-responsive protein IAA9-like, translating to MSKPLLGIAEEEGQSNVTLLVSSSATMESVCLNSSKLKERNYMGLSDCSSVDSSAPSFSDETKSNLNLKATELRLGLPGSQSPERDSDLCLRSSIQFDEKPLFPLHPATDEHHSSSKPAVLGNKRGFSDVMSGFAEEKLLVSSEVNTILPPRPSSNVGLKPSSMLENVGAQQQAKELATVKVGHERSHAVNESRPNLNDSTNNNSSAPATKAQVVGWPPIRSFRKNSLVTTSKNVEEVDGKVGPGALFVKVSMDGAPYLRKVDLKNYNAYADLSSALENMFSCFTIGSCGSHGNLGGEVLNETKLKDLLHGSEYVLTYEDKDGDWMLVGDVPWEMFTETCKRLRIMKSSEAIGLAPRAVEKSKSRN from the exons ATGTCCAAGCCACTGCTAGGCATAGCGGAAGAGGAAGGTCAAAGCAATGTCACTTTGTTGGTTTCTTCCTCAGCCACCATGGAAAGTGTGTGCCTGAATAGCTCAAAACTGAAAGAGCGCAACTACATGGGGTTATCTGATTGTTCATCTGTGGACAGCTCCGCGCCGTCCTTCTCAGATGAGACTAAGAGCAATCTGAACCTCAAGGCTACTGAGCTCAGACTGGGGCTTCCGGGGTCGCAATCTCCCGAACGAGATTCAGATCTTTGCTTGAGAAGTTCGATTCAGTTTGATGAAAAGCCACTGTTTCCTTTGCATCCTGCAACTGATGAACACCATTCCTCATCAAAGCCTGCTGTTTTGGGAAACAAAAGAGGGTTCTCAGATGTCATGAGTGGATTCGCCGAG GAGAAATTGCTTGTTAGTTCCGAGGTCAACACAATATTGCCACCAAGGCCTTCTTCTAATGTGGGGTTGAAACCAAGCTCTATGCTTGAGAACGTCGGGGCTCAGCAGCAAGCCAAAGAACTCGCAACAGTGAAGGTTGGTCACGAGAGGTCTCATGCTGTCAACGAAAGCAGACCAAATCTTAATGATTCTACTAATAACAATAGCAGTGCACCAGCTACCAA GGCACAGGTTGTTGGTTGGCCTCCTATAAGGTCATTTAGGAAGAATTCATTGGTCACTACTTCAAAGAATGTTGAAGAAGTAGATGGAAAAGTGGGGCCTGGTGCACTGTTTGTAAAGGTCAGTATGGATGGTGCACCTTACTTAAGAAAAGTAGACTTGAAGAATTACAATGCGTATGCCGACCTATCTTCTGCGCTGGAGAATATGTTCAGTTGTTTTACCATAG GTTCTTGTGGATCTCATGGAAATCTGGGAGGGGAGGTGCTGAATGAAACCAAGCTGAAGGATCTGCTTCATGGATCAGAATATGTTCTTACTTACGAGGATAAAGATGGAGACTGGATGCTAGTGGGTGATGTTCCCTGGGA GATGTTTACTGAGACGTGCAAGAGGCTAAGGATTATGAAGAGCTCTGAAGCCATTGGTCTAG CACCAAGAGCTGTTGAAAAAAGTAAGAGCAGGAACTAG